One genomic segment of Pedobacter endophyticus includes these proteins:
- the recR gene encoding recombination mediator RecR, whose protein sequence is MNFSSKLLEDAVNEFSKLPGVGQKTALRLVLHLLNKEQEEVNQFGNTLIKLKKEIKNCSICYNISDHPICEICTSHKRDKETICVVEDTRDVMAIENTGQYFGVYHVLGGLISPMDGVGPADLFIDGLVQRVATGNIKEVILALSPNMEGDTTLFYLYKRLKDFNVAVTTIARGIAFGGELEYTDEITLGRSIVTRVPYETAMMK, encoded by the coding sequence ATGAATTTTTCATCCAAGCTGCTTGAAGATGCAGTAAACGAATTCTCAAAATTGCCGGGTGTAGGCCAAAAAACCGCTTTAAGGTTGGTTTTACACCTCTTAAATAAAGAGCAGGAAGAAGTTAACCAGTTTGGAAATACTTTGATTAAACTAAAAAAGGAAATCAAAAACTGTAGCATTTGTTACAATATCTCCGATCACCCGATTTGCGAAATCTGTACTTCGCATAAACGTGATAAAGAAACCATTTGTGTGGTTGAAGATACACGCGATGTAATGGCCATTGAAAATACAGGTCAATATTTTGGCGTTTACCACGTTCTGGGTGGCTTAATTTCGCCGATGGATGGGGTAGGGCCGGCCGATTTATTTATCGACGGTTTGGTGCAACGGGTTGCGACAGGGAATATAAAAGAAGTAATTTTAGCCCTGAGCCCAAATATGGAGGGCGATACTACGCTGTTCTATCTTTATAAAAGGTTAAAGGATTTTAATGTTGCAGTAACTACAATTGCCCGTGGCATTGCCTTTGGCGGCGAGTTAGAATATACCGATGAAATTACACTCGGTCGCTCGATTGTTACCCGCGTACCTTACGAAACCGCAATGATGAAATAA
- a CDS encoding PI-PLC domain-containing protein produces MAKQVYLLVALMLLSIAGRAQVKIHSHNDYTHQKPFYDASAHRAFSIEADVFVVGDSLIVAHSRKEIKEGNTLQKLYLEPIAALSKTEKFYSFQLMIDFKDSWDLTYPVLLKALKPYQKYFVKGNQMVSIVISGNRPPDSTFHTFKEVSFDGLPNVGYAAADLSKITMISDNFALHSKWKGVGEIPEADEVKLKALIDDAHKVDKPFRFWGAPDTEACWKLLHDLGADIINTDKVAEATQYLQ; encoded by the coding sequence ATGGCCAAACAAGTTTATCTTTTAGTCGCATTGATGCTGTTGAGCATTGCTGGCCGGGCACAAGTAAAAATTCACTCACATAACGATTATACCCACCAAAAACCTTTTTACGATGCGAGTGCGCACCGTGCATTTTCTATTGAGGCCGATGTTTTTGTAGTTGGCGATTCGCTGATCGTGGCCCATAGCAGGAAAGAGATAAAAGAAGGAAATACGCTGCAGAAGCTGTATTTAGAGCCGATTGCGGCGCTATCCAAAACAGAAAAGTTTTACAGTTTCCAGTTAATGATCGATTTCAAGGATAGTTGGGATTTGACTTATCCTGTTTTGTTAAAAGCCTTAAAGCCGTATCAAAAATACTTCGTTAAGGGAAACCAAATGGTATCAATTGTGATTAGTGGCAACCGACCTCCAGACTCAACTTTCCACACTTTTAAAGAAGTAAGTTTTGATGGCTTGCCAAACGTTGGTTATGCCGCCGCCGATTTAAGTAAAATAACCATGATTAGCGATAACTTTGCCCTACATTCCAAATGGAAAGGTGTGGGCGAAATCCCGGAGGCGGATGAGGTTAAACTAAAAGCTTTGATTGATGATGCCCATAAAGTAGACAAGCCGTTTCGGTTTTGGGGCGCACCAGACACCGAGGCTTGCTGGAAATTGTTGCACGATTTGGGCGCAGACATTATCAATACAGACAAAGTTGCGGAAGCGACACAATATTTGCAATGA
- a CDS encoding SDR family oxidoreductase, protein MKDKVIIITGASSGIGKACAEEFAKRGANLVLAARQYVTLCEITADLEKKYGIRAVAVQADVSKEADCELIIKQALVSFQKIDILVNNAGLSMRALFNDLDLSVIKNLMDVNFWGTVYCTKYALPEILKTKGTVVGISSIAGYRGLPGRTGYSASKFAMNGFMESLRTELLKTGVNVLVACPGFTASNIRVTALAKDGMAHGETSMDEGKMMTSEEVASIIADGIEKRKRTLIMTGQGKLAVWMNKLFPAFVDKKVFDLFAKEKNPLIKG, encoded by the coding sequence ATGAAAGATAAAGTTATAATCATCACGGGCGCATCGAGCGGAATAGGAAAGGCTTGCGCTGAGGAATTTGCCAAACGTGGCGCAAACCTTGTTTTGGCTGCCCGTCAGTATGTTACCCTTTGTGAAATTACGGCCGATCTCGAAAAAAAATATGGCATAAGGGCTGTCGCCGTTCAGGCCGACGTAAGCAAAGAGGCCGATTGTGAATTGATCATCAAACAAGCGTTGGTTTCCTTTCAAAAAATCGATATCCTCGTTAATAATGCAGGTTTATCTATGCGTGCCCTGTTTAACGACCTTGATTTATCGGTGATAAAAAATCTGATGGATGTGAATTTCTGGGGAACGGTTTACTGCACCAAATACGCATTGCCCGAGATCTTGAAAACCAAGGGAACGGTAGTTGGAATTTCATCTATTGCCGGGTACCGCGGTTTACCGGGCAGAACCGGTTATTCAGCATCGAAATTTGCCATGAATGGTTTCATGGAATCGCTGCGTACAGAGCTTTTAAAAACGGGAGTGAATGTATTGGTGGCCTGCCCGGGCTTTACAGCGTCGAACATCCGTGTAACCGCGTTGGCCAAAGATGGAATGGCCCACGGTGAAACCAGTATGGATGAAGGTAAAATGATGACATCGGAGGAGGTTGCCAGCATCATAGCCGACGGTATTGAGAAACGCAAACGCACGCTGATTATGACAGGACAAGGAAAATTAGCGGTTTGGATGAATAAGTTATTTCCGGCCTTTGTTGATAAAAAGGTGTTCGATTTGTTTGCAAAAGAAAAAAATCCGTTGATAAAAGGGTAG
- a CDS encoding DUF2683 family protein codes for METLIVQPKNRKQLSAIRALLKALDVSFKEAKEDETAYLSRSEDNKQALNKSIKQAESGQTVKVDVFC; via the coding sequence ATGGAAACACTGATTGTACAACCGAAAAACAGAAAGCAGTTATCAGCTATCAGAGCCTTACTTAAGGCTTTGGACGTTTCTTTTAAGGAGGCAAAAGAAGATGAAACCGCGTACTTGAGCAGATCTGAAGATAATAAACAAGCGCTGAACAAGAGCATTAAACAGGCTGAGAGCGGGCAAACTGTTAAGGTAGATGTTTTCTGTTAA
- the trpD gene encoding anthranilate phosphoribosyltransferase, translating to MKQILNHLFENKSFSREEAKNILISISQGEFNSSQIAAFITAYAMRNITVHELQGFRDAMLDLGVKVDFSDFELIDLCGTGGDGKDTFNISTLSSFVVAGAGHKVAKHGNYGVSSGCGSSNVMEYLGYQFTNDQDTLKRNLDTAGICFLHAPLFNPAMKIVAPIRKDLGVKTFFNMLGPMVNPSQPKYQMVGVFSLELARVYNYLYQDTTKNYTIVHALEGYDEISLTCDVKTFNNKGESILTLGDMGFEKVDVNEIKGGDTVESSAKIFIDVLNGDATDVQNNVVLCNSALAIKTIKPTATFADCFYEAEESLMSKKALESFKKLVA from the coding sequence ATGAAACAAATATTAAACCATCTATTCGAAAATAAGAGCTTTAGCAGGGAAGAAGCAAAAAACATCCTGATCTCTATCTCGCAGGGCGAATTTAATTCTTCGCAAATTGCGGCCTTTATCACTGCTTACGCCATGCGCAACATTACCGTTCATGAGCTTCAGGGTTTTCGCGATGCAATGCTGGATTTAGGCGTAAAGGTAGATTTTTCCGACTTCGAGCTAATTGATCTTTGTGGAACCGGTGGCGATGGAAAAGACACTTTCAATATTTCAACTCTTTCGTCGTTTGTAGTGGCCGGCGCTGGTCATAAGGTGGCAAAACATGGTAACTATGGCGTTTCGTCGGGCTGCGGGTCATCAAATGTGATGGAATATCTGGGCTATCAATTTACCAACGATCAAGATACACTAAAACGAAACCTTGATACCGCCGGAATTTGCTTTTTGCATGCACCACTATTTAATCCCGCAATGAAAATTGTTGCGCCGATCCGTAAGGATCTGGGTGTGAAAACGTTTTTTAATATGCTCGGTCCAATGGTAAACCCATCTCAGCCGAAATATCAAATGGTAGGCGTTTTTAGTCTCGAATTGGCTCGGGTGTACAATTACCTCTATCAAGATACCACGAAAAACTATACCATTGTACATGCGCTTGAAGGTTACGACGAAATTTCGCTTACCTGCGATGTAAAAACCTTCAACAACAAAGGCGAGAGCATATTAACACTGGGCGATATGGGTTTCGAAAAGGTAGATGTAAATGAGATCAAAGGTGGCGATACCGTAGAGTCATCTGCAAAAATATTTATCGATGTGTTGAACGGCGATGCAACCGATGTACAGAACAATGTAGTGCTTTGTAACTCGGCATTGGCCATCAAAACCATAAAACCAACAGCTACTTTTGCCGATTGCTTTTATGAGGCCGAAGAATCGCTAATGAGCAAAAAAGCCTTAGAAAGCTTCAAAAAATTGGTCGCCTAA
- a CDS encoding phosphoribosylanthranilate isomerase: protein MKDLKVKVCGMKLAANIAAVAALRPNYLGFIFYDQSPRFISDVSAELIKYIPAEIKTVGVFVDEDIETVKKKVNQYQLKAVQLHGKEAPEYCRELKTDFNNLEVIKAFGVDEDFDFALLNAYVDSVDYFLFDTKTKAHGGSGKTFDWKILAGYSLHKPYFLSGGIDLEHTEAIAKINDPRLYALDVNSRFEIKPGVKDVDKINEFIEATKI, encoded by the coding sequence ATGAAAGACTTAAAAGTAAAGGTATGCGGAATGAAGCTCGCGGCGAATATTGCTGCGGTTGCGGCTTTGCGCCCCAACTATTTAGGCTTCATTTTTTATGATCAATCGCCCAGGTTTATCAGTGATGTATCGGCCGAACTGATTAAGTATATTCCTGCAGAAATTAAGACCGTTGGCGTTTTTGTTGATGAAGATATTGAAACGGTTAAGAAAAAAGTAAATCAATATCAGTTAAAAGCTGTTCAGTTACATGGAAAGGAAGCGCCCGAATATTGCAGGGAATTGAAAACTGATTTTAACAATTTAGAGGTGATTAAGGCTTTCGGCGTGGATGAAGATTTTGATTTCGCTTTGCTAAATGCTTATGTGGATTCGGTTGATTACTTTTTGTTCGATACCAAAACCAAAGCACATGGTGGGTCGGGAAAAACCTTTGATTGGAAAATTTTGGCCGGCTATAGTTTACATAAGCCTTACTTTTTAAGTGGTGGAATAGATTTGGAACATACAGAGGCAATAGCGAAGATTAACGATCCTCGTTTATACGCATTAGACGTCAACAGCCGGTTTGAAATTAAGCCAGGTGTAAAGGATGTGGATAAGATAAATGAGTTTATAGAAGCAACGAAAATTTAA